Sequence from the Candidatus Angelobacter sp. genome:
CTCGCCGAACACGACGCAGCAAACCCGCAGTCAAGTCCGGCAACCACGCATTCCAGGCGCGCAACGCGTGGGCCGTCAAATCCGGCGCACTTCTATCGAATGGCAGATTCGTCCAGCCACGACAAAACGTCGGGATACCGCCGTCGCTGTTTTGGACTTCGAGCAACCATGTGACGCCGGCGATGGCTGAATCAATTACTTCACGCCTCCTCGCTTGCACGACCGGCTCGCCGGGCTGCGGCGATCCTACCCAGAGATTGCGCAACGTCAGCAACGCTCCGGCGGTGTCGTCAGCGTCCGGCACGCCCCCTGGCAGATCGGTCCACGCCCAGCCGCCGGGCGCGGCATTCGTGTAAGGTTGAACGTCGCGATATTGTTGTTTCACAAGCCAGTCGCCAATTGCGTGGCGTTCGTCGAGTGGAAGTTGAAAAGACGGGTCGTTCGCCAAGGCATTAACCGAGAGAGTCGTCACCCATGTCGCGAGGTTGGTGTCAATCGGCCAACTGCCGTCGGCGAGTTGCGACGCCACGAGAAACTCGACTCCCTTCTTCGTCACTGGATGATTGACCTGCCCGCTGCCCGCGAGACTCATCACGACAAAGCTTGTAAGCGGAGTGGCTTCGAGAAATCCGCCGCTCGACGGTTGAATGTCGGTGAGCACATCGAGTGTTCGCGCTCGCGTCAGATTGCGGACAATGCGAGCGACCGGATTTCGCGACGGTAAATGATGGTGCCGCGCCTGTCCGATGGCGATGAGGGCGGGCAACGCATAACTGACGACCGGCAGGCGCAACGCGGCGAAGAATTGGTGGGGCAGCGCAGCCAGTTCGAACGGCAATGGCAATACCCATTTCCAAGCAGCCGCGCCCGAGCTGAGTCGTCCGCTCAACGCGCACGTCGTCAGAATCGGGACGGAAAAGGTGCGGTCCTCGCCGTAACGGGCGATGATGGCGGGCGCGAGTTTCTCCGGTGTGATGCCCCCGGCGCGTCCAGCCAGCCAGCGCTCCGCGCCCTTCACGACCCCGCGATACTTTTCGTCCGCGCCAGGCACGACGCCGAACGCCGCCCAGCAAAGCGTCGTGGTACTGATGTTGCTGAAACTGAGAGTCGTGTCGCCCCAGCCGCCGTCGGTGTTGACGTGTCGCGCGAGCCAGTCGAGACCTTGGGAAATGCGCAGCGCCGGGTATGAAGTGCGGAGCGATTGATTGTGCTTTTCAGCAAGAGCGAGGGCGCAGATCGCGGTCGCCGTGGAAAGCGCACTGCTTGAGAGTTCACCGACCCAATGACCGACCGCAGGGCGCGCCGCCAACAATTCTTTGCGCGCCGTTTCAAGCGCATTGCGAAGTCGCGTGGAAAAGTCCAAGACGAAAAATCCCGGTGCGCGTTCGGCGGTTTGCCGACTCGCCTCAAGGCTTGCTGTTCGCTGGCTCGATTGCCTTGTCGCGTCTGCGTTC
This genomic interval carries:
- a CDS encoding prenyltransferase/squalene oxidase repeat-containing protein, which codes for MDFSTRLRNALETARKELLAARPAVGHWVGELSSSALSTATAICALALAEKHNQSLRTSYPALRISQGLDWLARHVNTDGGWGDTTLSFSNISTTTLCWAAFGVVPGADEKYRGVVKGAERWLAGRAGGITPEKLAPAIIARYGEDRTFSVPILTTCALSGRLSSGAAAWKWVLPLPFELAALPHQFFAALRLPVVSYALPALIAIGQARHHHLPSRNPVARIVRNLTRARTLDVLTDIQPSSGGFLEATPLTSFVVMSLAGSGQVNHPVTKKGVEFLVASQLADGSWPIDTNLATWVTTLSVNALANDPSFQLPLDERHAIGDWLVKQQYRDVQPYTNAAPGGWAWTDLPGGVPDADDTAGALLTLRNLWVGSPQPGEPVVQARRREVIDSAIAGVTWLLEVQNSDGGIPTFCRGWTNLPFDRSAPDLTAHALRAWNAWLPDLTAGLLRRVRR